In Bradyrhizobium lablabi, one DNA window encodes the following:
- a CDS encoding ABC transporter permease has translation MSGDVIVQTVPGRRRLPAFRHLATLLGAVIVGTALLVAIFAPYLTPHDPFAQDLNLRLIPPVWMDGSQPTHLLGTDQIGRDYLSRLIFGTRISMLIGVLTVITSGLIGVTLGIVGGFYGGRTDDFVMFLITSRLSIPLILVALTVVALVGSSLAVVILTLGLLLWDRFAVVARTTTMQVRNLDYVAAAQAAGASRVHILVREVLPNIANHLVVVATLEMALAILLEASLSFLGLGVPPPLPSWGLMIAEAKEYMFFSPWVIMTPGVALFVLVLGINLLGDGLRDLLRADLRR, from the coding sequence ATGAGCGGTGATGTGATTGTGCAGACTGTGCCGGGGCGCCGGCGATTACCCGCCTTTCGTCACCTGGCCACGCTGCTCGGGGCTGTCATCGTGGGCACCGCGCTGCTGGTCGCGATTTTCGCACCCTATCTGACGCCGCACGATCCATTCGCTCAGGATCTCAACCTGCGCCTCATCCCGCCGGTGTGGATGGACGGCAGCCAGCCGACGCATCTGTTGGGCACCGATCAGATCGGGCGCGATTACCTCTCGCGCCTGATCTTTGGCACGCGCATCTCGATGCTGATCGGCGTGCTGACCGTCATCACATCCGGCCTGATCGGCGTCACGCTCGGGATCGTCGGCGGGTTCTATGGCGGGCGGACCGACGACTTCGTCATGTTCCTGATCACCTCCCGCCTGTCGATCCCGCTGATATTGGTGGCGCTGACGGTGGTGGCGCTGGTTGGCAGTTCGCTTGCGGTGGTTATCCTGACGCTGGGACTATTGCTGTGGGACCGATTTGCCGTGGTGGCGCGTACCACCACAATGCAAGTGCGTAACCTCGATTACGTCGCCGCGGCGCAGGCGGCCGGTGCCTCGCGCGTGCATATTCTGGTGCGCGAGGTGCTTCCCAACATTGCCAATCATTTGGTGGTGGTGGCAACGCTGGAAATGGCACTCGCGATCCTGCTTGAAGCATCGCTGTCATTTCTCGGCCTTGGCGTGCCGCCACCATTGCCGAGCTGGGGTCTGATGATCGCCGAGGCCAAGGAATACATGTTCTTCAGCCCGTGGGTGATCATGACTCCAGGCGTCGCGCTTTTCGTGCTGGTGCTCGGCATAAATCTCCTGGGCGACGGGCTGCGCGACCTGTTGCGAGCGGATCTGCGGCGATGA
- a CDS encoding ABC transporter ATP-binding protein, with the protein MTALVPDPVLSVANLRVSFSQTEAVRGVSLSVERGETHCLVGESGCGKSVTALSVMNLLPRGSIRTADHIRFHGQDLLGMSERQIARLRGDKMAMIFQEPMTSLNPAYTIGSQMSEVLERHRRATRRQAMDRAAELLERVGITAPGMRLAQYPHQLSGGLRQRMMIAMALMCEPELLIADEPTTALDVTVQAQILRLLQKLQREFGLALLLIMHDLGVVARMAQRVSVMYAGEVVETGTVAEVFAKPTHPYTRGLLDCIPVPGMTRTGEPLGNIPGVVPRIPPGFVGCGFRDRCTLAIPECAQTVPRRDAGGDHCYLCRLPPDWKRAAAA; encoded by the coding sequence ATGACTGCCTTGGTACCAGACCCGGTTCTCAGCGTCGCCAATCTGCGTGTGTCGTTCTCCCAGACGGAAGCGGTGCGCGGCGTGTCGCTGTCGGTTGAGCGCGGCGAAACGCATTGCCTGGTCGGCGAGTCCGGCTGCGGCAAATCAGTGACCGCGTTGTCGGTGATGAACCTGCTGCCGCGCGGCAGCATCCGCACCGCCGATCACATCCGCTTTCACGGGCAAGATCTGCTGGGCATGTCGGAGCGCCAGATCGCACGGCTGCGCGGCGACAAGATGGCGATGATTTTTCAGGAACCGATGACGAGCCTGAACCCGGCCTACACGATCGGGTCGCAAATGTCAGAAGTGCTCGAACGCCACCGTCGGGCCACGCGGCGCCAGGCGATGGACAGGGCGGCCGAATTGCTGGAGCGCGTCGGCATCACCGCGCCGGGCATGCGGCTCGCCCAATATCCCCACCAGCTCTCCGGCGGCCTGCGCCAGCGCATGATGATCGCCATGGCGCTGATGTGCGAACCGGAGCTCTTGATCGCCGACGAACCGACAACGGCCCTCGATGTGACGGTGCAGGCGCAGATTCTGCGGCTGCTGCAGAAGCTGCAGCGGGAGTTTGGGCTGGCATTGCTGCTGATCATGCATGATCTCGGTGTGGTGGCGCGCATGGCGCAGCGAGTCTCGGTGATGTATGCGGGCGAAGTGGTTGAAACCGGCACGGTGGCCGAGGTGTTCGCCAAGCCCACGCACCCCTACACGCGAGGGCTATTGGACTGCATTCCCGTGCCAGGCATGACGCGGACCGGCGAGCCCCTGGGCAATATTCCGGGCGTGGTACCTCGCATACCGCCTGGCTTCGTGGGTTGCGGGTTTCGCGACCGCTGTACTTTGGCGATACCGGAATGTGCCCAAACCGTGCCGCGGCGCGATGCCGGCGGCGATCATTGCTATCTCTGCCGGCTGCCGCCGGATTGGAAGCGAGCTGCCGCGGCATGA
- a CDS encoding ABC transporter ATP-binding protein gives MTHAIEVRNVYREFQQRSGAGARRPVRAVDGVTFSLPSGDVLGVVGESGCGKSTLARLIMGLLPPTSGEVLVDGRSLAGMDRRERARLIQPVFQDPFSSLNPRQRIREIVGLPLAAQGDLPKARQADRVMEMLARVGISSEMAERMPGQLSGGQRQRVAIARALVLHPRIVVCDEPTSALDVSVQAQILNLLAELRRELGLTYLFISHNLAVVEHIATEVAVMYLGRIVEQAPVHELFRTPTHPYTQALLASVLTPDPALGIPDVGLGDTYPDPTNIPPGCRFHPRCPSAFAECAATMPDNIRKDGRLVECLLAVQP, from the coding sequence ATGACGCATGCGATCGAGGTTCGGAATGTGTACCGGGAGTTTCAGCAGCGCAGCGGTGCGGGCGCGCGTCGCCCGGTGCGCGCGGTGGACGGGGTGACGTTCTCGCTTCCCTCGGGCGATGTTCTGGGTGTTGTGGGCGAGTCCGGGTGTGGCAAGTCAACGCTGGCCCGCCTCATCATGGGCTTATTGCCACCAACTTCGGGCGAGGTGCTGGTGGATGGACGGAGCCTCGCCGGCATGGACCGGCGCGAACGCGCCCGACTGATCCAGCCGGTGTTTCAGGACCCGTTCTCCTCGCTCAACCCGCGCCAGCGCATTCGGGAGATCGTCGGCCTGCCGCTGGCCGCGCAGGGCGATCTGCCAAAAGCGCGGCAGGCCGATCGCGTCATGGAGATGCTGGCGCGGGTTGGAATTTCCAGCGAGATGGCCGAGCGCATGCCCGGCCAACTCTCCGGCGGCCAGCGGCAGCGTGTGGCCATCGCGCGTGCCCTCGTGCTCCACCCGCGCATTGTGGTGTGCGACGAGCCCACCAGCGCGCTGGACGTGTCCGTGCAGGCGCAGATTCTCAATCTGCTGGCGGAATTGCGGCGGGAGCTTGGACTGACCTATCTCTTCATCAGCCACAATCTGGCGGTGGTGGAACACATCGCCACGGAAGTGGCGGTCATGTATCTCGGCCGGATCGTCGAACAGGCGCCGGTGCACGAGCTGTTCCGCACCCCCACCCACCCCTATACACAGGCGCTATTGGCCTCCGTGCTGACACCGGATCCTGCGCTAGGCATTCCCGATGTCGGCCTGGGTGACACCTACCCGGATCCCACGAATATCCCGCCGGGCTGTCGTTTCCACCCACGTTGCCCGAGCGCATTCGCGGAATGCGCGGCAACGATGCCCGACAACATCCGCAAGGATGGCCGTTTGGTCGAATGCCTGCTGGCGGTTCAGCCATAA
- a CDS encoding ABC transporter substrate-binding protein, translating to MRSDTWLRGALLAACTTLVMAAPAFAQKSADTLRITWRDAIPDVDPYYNSQRTGMVVAFQAFDCLVYRDPQTMEIKPALATSWKQVDATTIDFTLRQGVTFQNGDPFTADDVVYTINDIIHDKQVAIPAYYASFAGAEKIDDFHVRLKLTGVSPAVMEYLAMVTPIWPKTYREKIGADAYAHAPIGTGPYKITKVDGTTEIDLERYDGYYADSPKGRPAIRYIKIHEVPDATTELTELLGGRADWIWGYNADQFANIARMPNLESVRFGTMRVHFMTIDGAGRSGADNPLTKLKVRQAIISAIDRATMAKQLIQGDSHVIDTPCFPSQFGCDVSAAVKYPYDPARAKQLLAEAGYPNGFDTEVVSYAPTALGAALQNYLKAVGINLRINQLQIGAAIQLAEAGKAPMYAGSWGSNSINDVSAFMPYWLGGGLDDYAHDADVQNLLKQAGTTVDSELRRKAYSEAIRLATERVDFIPLFSDVRYVAFSKQLNFQGFPDDVPRFYLSSWK from the coding sequence ATGCGATCGGATACCTGGCTCCGCGGCGCGCTGCTGGCCGCCTGCACGACACTGGTAATGGCGGCCCCGGCGTTTGCGCAAAAATCGGCTGACACGCTCCGCATCACCTGGCGCGATGCCATTCCCGATGTCGACCCCTATTACAACTCGCAGCGCACCGGCATGGTCGTGGCGTTCCAGGCCTTCGACTGCCTGGTGTATCGCGATCCCCAGACCATGGAAATCAAGCCTGCCTTGGCGACCTCTTGGAAGCAGGTCGATGCGACCACGATCGATTTCACGCTGCGCCAGGGCGTGACGTTCCAGAACGGCGACCCGTTTACTGCCGATGACGTGGTGTACACGATCAACGACATCATCCACGACAAACAGGTGGCAATCCCCGCCTATTACGCGTCCTTCGCCGGCGCCGAGAAGATCGACGACTTTCACGTGCGTCTCAAGCTGACCGGTGTGTCGCCGGCCGTGATGGAGTACCTGGCGATGGTCACGCCGATCTGGCCGAAAACCTATCGCGAGAAAATCGGTGCCGATGCGTACGCCCATGCCCCGATCGGCACCGGCCCTTACAAGATCACCAAGGTCGACGGCACCACCGAGATCGATCTGGAGCGGTATGATGGCTACTACGCCGATAGCCCGAAGGGCCGGCCCGCCATCCGCTACATCAAGATCCACGAAGTGCCCGACGCTACCACCGAGCTGACCGAATTGCTCGGCGGACGGGCGGATTGGATCTGGGGCTATAACGCCGACCAGTTCGCGAATATCGCCCGGATGCCGAATCTGGAATCGGTGCGGTTCGGCACCATGCGGGTCCATTTCATGACCATCGACGGCGCTGGCCGTTCAGGCGCCGATAATCCGTTGACCAAGCTGAAGGTGCGGCAGGCGATCATCTCGGCGATCGACCGCGCCACGATGGCCAAGCAGCTGATCCAGGGCGACTCGCACGTCATCGATACGCCCTGTTTCCCAAGCCAGTTCGGTTGCGACGTATCGGCAGCCGTGAAATATCCATACGACCCCGCCCGGGCCAAGCAGCTTCTGGCCGAGGCAGGTTATCCCAACGGCTTCGACACGGAGGTCGTATCCTATGCCCCAACGGCGCTTGGCGCGGCGCTGCAGAACTATCTCAAGGCGGTCGGCATCAACCTGCGCATCAACCAGCTCCAGATCGGCGCTGCCATCCAGCTGGCGGAAGCAGGCAAGGCGCCGATGTATGCGGGGAGCTGGGGTAGCAATTCCATCAATGATGTCTCGGCATTCATGCCCTACTGGCTCGGTGGCGGACTGGACGATTACGCCCACGATGCCGACGTGCAAAATCTGTTGAAACAGGCCGGCACCACCGTCGATTCCGAGCTGCGCCGCAAGGCCTATAGCGAGGCGATCCGCCTCGCCACTGAACGCGTCGATTTCATCCCGCTGTTCAGCGACGTCCGCTATGTCGCATTTTCAAAGCAGCTGAATTTCCAGGGTTTTCCGGACGATGTGCCGCGCTTCTATTTGTCCAGCTGGAAGTGA